One window of the Chanos chanos chromosome 11, fChaCha1.1, whole genome shotgun sequence genome contains the following:
- the LOC115824201 gene encoding scrapie-responsive protein 1-like: MKAFIIVAILLSELYTSDGVPSSRWSCYKKVLKERNCHNIANGMDWMRPIESLQNHFWEGNNCDIVCYCNFRELLCCPRDVFFGPKISFVIPCNNV; encoded by the exons ATGAAGGCTTTCATCATTGTGGCCATTCTCCTTTCTGAACTATACACCAGCGATGGAGTCCCCTCCAGTCGCTGGTCATGCTACAAAAAGGTTCTGAAGGAAAGGAACTGCCATAACATTGCTAATGGGATGGACTGGATGAGACCCATCGAGTCTCTTCAGAACCATTTCTGGGAGGGAAACAATTGTGACATCGTTTGCTATTGCAACTTCAGAGAACTCCTCTGTTGCCCAAG GGACGTCTTCTTCGGGCCAAAAATTTCGTTTGTGATCCCATGCAACAACGTGTAA